From Paenibacillus sp. PK3_47, the proteins below share one genomic window:
- a CDS encoding riboflavin synthase: MFTGLVEEVGVLRGVTSGGEMMVLNIGASVIMDDLKIGDSVSVNGVCLTATSLGSHSFTVDVMPQTYRNSNLKELRTGSKMNLERAMAAGGRFGGHIVQGHVDGTGEIRSIKRDQNAVVFEIVPDRGSLFKYIIPKGSITIDGISLTVVNTSASAFTVSIIPHTLGETVLNHKRSGDSVNIECDVLGKYVDHLLHYGSRSGAGEEESSSRISHDFLAANGFV; the protein is encoded by the coding sequence ATGTTCACCGGACTGGTAGAGGAGGTTGGCGTTCTCCGCGGCGTTACAAGCGGGGGCGAAATGATGGTGCTGAATATCGGCGCCTCTGTCATCATGGATGATCTCAAAATCGGCGACAGCGTATCCGTCAACGGTGTCTGCCTGACGGCTACGTCCCTCGGGAGCCATTCTTTTACCGTTGATGTTATGCCGCAGACCTACCGCAACAGCAATTTGAAGGAGCTGCGCACCGGAAGCAAAATGAACCTCGAACGGGCGATGGCTGCAGGCGGGCGTTTTGGCGGCCATATTGTGCAGGGCCATGTGGATGGGACTGGAGAGATACGCAGTATCAAGCGGGACCAGAACGCAGTAGTGTTCGAGATTGTTCCGGACCGCGGATCGTTGTTCAAGTACATTATTCCCAAAGGCTCCATTACGATTGACGGCATCAGCCTTACGGTAGTGAATACCAGTGCATCAGCGTTCACAGTTTCCATTATTCCGCACACGCTTGGTGAGACGGTGCTTAACCATAAGCGTTCAGGTGACAGCGTGAATATTGAATGTGATGTGCTCGGCAAATATGTGGATCATCTGCTGCATTACGGTTCCCGTTCCGGGGCCGGAGAAGAAGAGAGCAGCTCCCGGATCAGCCATGATTTTCTGGCGGCCAACGGATTTGTATAA